One window of Hujiaoplasma nucleasis genomic DNA carries:
- a CDS encoding biotin--[acetyl-CoA-carboxylase] ligase, which translates to MKTYFLDSVNSTNTYLKDHYQDYQHFDCILTHHQTQGKGRLVNTWFSTDKDLTFSILIKDKLSAKAIQLMPLYTAYILNKVISLYTEESFIKWPNDILIQGKKVSGILVESLYQDSLKALIIGIGINVNNNDFPNHIKNQAISLSQISQVDIKQDSLLLKIQNQFEKDYEIYKNDPTFIIKDLNQKLAYKNQWITYTENQKNHQAICKEINEDGHLMVETNHKKKILISSVIHHLRKN; encoded by the coding sequence ATGAAAACTTATTTTTTAGATTCTGTTAACTCTACTAACACATATTTAAAAGACCATTATCAAGACTACCAACACTTTGATTGCATCTTAACTCACCATCAAACCCAAGGCAAGGGTAGGTTGGTAAATACTTGGTTTTCAACAGATAAAGACTTAACATTTTCTATCTTGATTAAAGACAAATTATCAGCTAAAGCCATTCAACTTATGCCTTTATATACAGCATATATCTTGAATAAAGTTATAAGTCTCTATACAGAAGAATCTTTTATCAAGTGGCCTAATGATATATTAATTCAAGGAAAAAAAGTGTCTGGAATCTTGGTAGAATCACTATATCAAGACTCATTAAAAGCTTTAATTATCGGTATAGGGATTAATGTCAATAATAATGATTTTCCTAACCATATTAAGAATCAAGCCATCTCATTAAGTCAGATCAGTCAAGTAGATATTAAACAAGACAGCCTATTATTGAAAATTCAAAATCAATTTGAAAAAGATTATGAAATCTACAAGAATGATCCTACTTTTATCATTAAAGACCTCAACCAAAAATTGGCCTATAAGAACCAATGGATCACTTACACAGAAAATCAAAAAAACCATCAAGCCATATGTAAAGAAATTAATGAGGATGGACACTTGATGGTAGAGACCAACCACAAAAAGAAAATATTAATATCAAGTGTTATTCATCATCTTAGAAAAAATTAA
- a CDS encoding protein-export chaperone SecB: protein MYQVIKTTFATDRLEIKNNHIQGKNFKLQPKISRKTGKVRDNVYFTALILEVTSTTEQPFPIDMFIDFRGIFEFKAGDDENEILNFLKNEAVQMMFPYLRTTMTNLTTTAMLPPIILPIIDVAKLFPDNRETAYVN, encoded by the coding sequence ATGTATCAAGTAATAAAGACCACTTTCGCAACGGATCGACTTGAAATAAAGAATAACCATATTCAAGGTAAAAACTTTAAATTACAACCTAAAATTTCTAGAAAAACTGGCAAGGTAAGAGACAACGTATATTTTACTGCCTTGATATTAGAAGTAACTTCAACGACAGAACAACCCTTCCCAATTGATATGTTTATTGACTTTAGAGGTATTTTTGAATTTAAAGCTGGTGATGATGAAAACGAAATATTAAATTTCTTAAAGAATGAAGCTGTTCAAATGATGTTTCCTTATTTAAGAACCACCATGACCAACCTAACCACAACTGCCATGTTGCCACCAATCATCTTACCTATCATTGACGTTGCTAAATTATTCCCAGACAATCGTGAAACAGCTTATGTAAACTAA
- a CDS encoding Fur family transcriptional regulator, translated as MEKRKIVKTLIDSGLKKTKYRVNIIDILQKSKKLLSAQDIYEILINDKVKVNLSTVYRTLDKLTENNIINKIEIEHEKQSLYEFNREDHHHFLICKNCNKIETIYHCPLHDYEKQIQEESGFQITGHKIEFYGYCKKCQKTLKI; from the coding sequence ATGGAAAAAAGGAAGATAGTGAAAACTCTGATAGATTCAGGTTTAAAGAAAACCAAATACCGCGTTAATATCATTGATATCCTGCAAAAATCAAAGAAGTTGTTATCGGCACAAGATATTTATGAAATTTTAATAAATGATAAAGTCAAAGTTAATTTATCAACAGTCTATAGAACCTTAGATAAATTAACTGAAAACAATATTATTAATAAGATTGAAATAGAACATGAAAAACAATCTTTATATGAATTCAATCGTGAAGATCATCATCATTTTTTAATTTGTAAAAACTGTAATAAAATAGAAACTATATATCATTGTCCTTTACATGACTATGAAAAACAAATTCAAGAAGAATCAGGTTTTCAAATCACTGGACATAAAATAGAATTTTATGGTTATTGTAAGAAATGTCAAAAAACACTAAAAATATAA
- a CDS encoding metal ABC transporter permease codes for MFKAIFEYEFLQNAVLAAFITAIVGGIVGVIIVEKKLVMMTGGIAHTSYGGVGLGFLLGFEPIIGAFMFSIMAALGIGVIKNRSTGAKDIIIAMFWSLGMALGILFISLTPGYPPIVSSYLFGNILSVTRFDLVLMMVLAIIILAVIFVFYQEWKAHLFDQQFTRIMRKKTILLENVLLILLALTVVVLIRVVGIILVIALLSVPASASSYLTGKLHLRMVYSMIFSFIFIFSGLIVSYYTDISTGAVIVFAAVILYILTWLYSRRHKHKLEIKED; via the coding sequence ATGTTTAAGGCAATATTTGAATATGAATTTTTACAAAACGCTGTCTTAGCTGCTTTTATTACCGCTATTGTTGGTGGGATTGTAGGGGTTATTATTGTTGAAAAGAAGTTAGTGATGATGACTGGTGGGATTGCCCACACTTCATATGGTGGAGTTGGTTTAGGATTCTTATTAGGATTTGAGCCAATCATTGGTGCTTTTATGTTTTCCATTATGGCTGCCTTAGGTATTGGTGTCATAAAAAATAGATCAACAGGGGCCAAAGATATTATTATTGCCATGTTTTGGTCCTTAGGGATGGCCTTAGGTATTTTATTTATTTCTTTAACTCCAGGCTATCCTCCAATTGTTTCTTCTTATTTATTTGGTAATATTTTATCAGTCACAAGGTTTGATTTAGTCTTAATGATGGTTCTAGCCATAATCATATTAGCTGTAATATTTGTTTTTTATCAAGAATGGAAGGCGCATTTATTTGATCAACAATTCACTAGAATTATGAGAAAGAAAACCATATTATTAGAAAATGTTTTATTAATTCTCTTAGCTTTAACTGTGGTTGTCTTAATCAGGGTAGTTGGTATTATTTTAGTTATTGCTTTGTTATCTGTTCCAGCATCAGCTTCAAGTTATTTAACTGGCAAACTTCATTTAAGAATGGTTTATTCTATGATATTTTCTTTTATATTTATTTTTTCTGGTTTGATTGTTTCTTATTATACTGATATTTCTACAGGTGCTGTAATTGTTTTTGCGGCTGTCATATTATATATATTAACTTGGTTATATAGTCGAAGACATAAACATAAGTTAGAGATTAAGGAAGATTAA
- a CDS encoding metal ABC transporter ATP-binding protein: MKPLKIVLNDVSVNYGNIHALKKLNLTINDGDYIGIIGPNGGGKSTMMKSILGLIKPNSGEISYCGTTLRKSHIKMGYVPQISDINPMFPITVEEVVLMGRMEKAVKAFFKYSEEDKRAVAEVLDIVGLKEQKDRQISELSGGEFQKMIIARALTMKPDILLLDEPTAMVDVMSQRQIFNLIKKLSEDITIVLITHHVQMISKNVKKLIYLDKNIIAEGDPNEVYQYAYIRPVHKQIKRSIHQRGVKNV; this comes from the coding sequence ATGAAACCCTTAAAAATAGTATTAAATGATGTTTCAGTTAATTATGGAAATATCCATGCTTTAAAAAAATTAAATCTGACCATTAATGATGGAGATTATATTGGTATTATTGGGCCTAATGGTGGTGGAAAATCTACTATGATGAAATCGATTTTAGGTTTAATAAAACCTAATTCTGGTGAAATTTCATATTGTGGAACTACTTTAAGAAAAAGTCATATAAAAATGGGTTATGTACCGCAAATTTCCGATATTAATCCAATGTTTCCGATCACTGTCGAAGAAGTTGTTTTGATGGGTAGAATGGAAAAAGCTGTTAAAGCCTTTTTCAAATATTCTGAAGAAGATAAAAGGGCAGTGGCCGAAGTTTTAGATATCGTTGGTTTAAAAGAACAAAAAGATAGGCAAATCAGTGAATTATCTGGTGGTGAGTTCCAAAAAATGATCATAGCTAGGGCTTTGACTATGAAACCAGATATTTTATTGCTTGATGAACCCACAGCCATGGTGGATGTCATGAGTCAAAGACAAATTTTTAATTTAATCAAAAAGTTATCTGAAGATATTACCATTGTACTGATTACCCATCATGTTCAAATGATTAGTAAAAATGTTAAGAAATTAATTTATCTTGATAAGAACATAATTGCTGAGGGAGATCCTAATGAGGTCTATCAGTATGCTTATATTAGACCTGTCCACAAGCAAATCAAAAGAAGTATTCATCAAAGAGGTGTTAAAAATGTTTAA
- a CDS encoding metal ABC transporter solute-binding protein, Zn/Mn family, whose translation MKKILLMMSLLLLVLLYGCSETEGSGLKVAVTIEPQRAFVEEVGGDLVQVTTIIPPGSSPEMYQPGARQIVEMNEVSVYFTMGVQAESANILPELKDVKVVHLEEVVSAAYEDRYFADEEHHDEEDEADEDDHSHVGRDPHIWLSIKRVIVMVQAIADELALLDPNHASIYQDNAQDFILELENLDLEIQNIFSQKTSNTFIVYHPSFGYFADDYGLNMLALEEDGKEPSISHLRELIDYAKTHEIQYIFHQAEVDSEQVQTFAIDIDGESIVLYPLSYDYIASLRDMAEKIAEELE comes from the coding sequence ATGAAAAAAATATTATTAATGATGTCATTACTATTATTGGTATTGCTATATGGGTGTTCTGAAACTGAAGGTAGTGGTTTAAAAGTGGCTGTGACCATTGAACCCCAAAGAGCTTTTGTGGAAGAAGTTGGTGGAGATTTAGTACAAGTCACAACCATTATTCCACCAGGATCAAGTCCTGAAATGTATCAACCAGGGGCTAGGCAAATTGTTGAGATGAATGAAGTTAGTGTCTATTTTACCATGGGTGTACAAGCAGAAAGTGCTAATATTTTGCCGGAACTAAAAGATGTTAAAGTTGTTCATTTAGAAGAAGTGGTATCTGCAGCTTATGAAGATAGGTATTTTGCTGATGAAGAACATCATGATGAAGAAGATGAAGCAGATGAAGATGATCATTCTCATGTAGGGAGGGACCCACATATTTGGTTATCAATTAAAAGAGTTATTGTTATGGTTCAGGCCATTGCAGATGAACTTGCTTTATTAGATCCTAATCACGCATCTATTTATCAAGATAATGCTCAAGATTTCATCCTTGAATTAGAAAATTTAGATTTAGAAATTCAAAATATTTTCTCTCAAAAAACAAGTAATACATTCATTGTCTATCATCCTTCATTTGGTTATTTTGCGGATGATTATGGATTAAATATGTTGGCCTTAGAAGAAGATGGGAAAGAGCCTTCTATAAGCCATTTACGAGAATTGATTGACTATGCTAAAACTCATGAGATTCAATACATTTTCCATCAAGCTGAAGTTGATAGTGAACAAGTACAAACCTTTGCGATAGATATTGATGGAGAGTCTATTGTATTATATCCTTTATCTTATGATTATATTGCATCTTTAAGAGATATGGCTGAGAAAATAGCAGAGGAGTTAGAATGA
- a CDS encoding TetR/AcrR family transcriptional regulator — MENKRKQRIIDATLKTLKENPLENVSMRKIAENANLSTGAIYHFYPSKEELIFACIKESLLFTTKLYDNLRKDVNKSEKAEVLRDINKRIEKRIKKVDDQKLHIQLLSDSIKRNDKNKQEYRDQYKQIIDNIADLFTKLYDVENSECEHSMASILVAAIDGIAIQQSLNVLPEKMDSIIHTFIRFFNIAIPLYLKNYKDCK, encoded by the coding sequence ATGGAAAATAAAAGAAAACAAAGAATCATTGATGCAACTTTAAAAACTCTAAAGGAGAATCCTTTGGAAAATGTATCAATGCGCAAAATTGCTGAAAACGCTAATCTATCTACTGGCGCAATCTATCATTTTTACCCAAGCAAAGAAGAACTCATCTTTGCTTGTATCAAAGAGTCTTTGCTTTTTACAACCAAACTCTACGATAATCTTAGAAAAGATGTGAATAAGTCTGAAAAGGCAGAAGTGCTAAGAGACATCAACAAGCGCATAGAAAAAAGAATAAAAAAAGTTGATGATCAAAAATTGCATATACAATTATTAAGTGATTCAATCAAACGTAATGATAAGAATAAACAAGAGTATAGGGACCAATACAAGCAAATCATTGATAATATCGCAGATTTATTTACCAAGTTATATGATGTTGAAAATAGCGAATGTGAACATTCTATGGCTTCAATTTTAGTCGCTGCCATTGATGGTATTGCCATTCAACAATCATTAAATGTTTTACCAGAAAAAATGGATTCAATCATCCACACTTTTATCAGATTCTTTAACATTGCTATACCACTTTATTTGAAAAATTATAAGGATTGTAAATAA
- a CDS encoding IS110 family transposase, producing the protein MTLYPKILSVPGIGPINGATILGETGDISRFTDKHKYTSLFGIEPIVHESGKYKRKRTRISKRGSKYLRTAIYSAARIACVSPKTRDNKFKRKYIHMMTKGNKHHSTIIFAIAKNMVHSIYKILKTDTFYNDLL; encoded by the coding sequence ATGACTCTTTATCCAAAAATATTATCAGTCCCAGGTATCGGTCCTATTAATGGAGCGACTATTCTAGGCGAAACAGGCGATATTAGCAGGTTCACTGACAAACACAAATATACATCTCTTTTCGGTATTGAACCTATTGTTCATGAATCCGGAAAATACAAACGTAAACGTACTCGAATTTCTAAACGTGGTAGTAAATATTTGCGAACTGCCATCTATAGTGCCGCTAGGATCGCTTGTGTTAGTCCTAAAACTAGAGATAATAAGTTTAAACGCAAATACATTCATATGATGACTAAAGGCAATAAACATCACTCAACAATCATTTTCGCTATAGCCAAAAACATGGTTCATTCTATTTACAAAATTCTTAAAACAGATACTTTTTATAACGATCTCTTATAA
- a CDS encoding IS110 family transposase encodes MIFIGIDIAMDKHDIIIINDLGEIIYDHFIIQNNHFGFKKLHTVIQSCTKSVNDIRIGMEATGIYHNNLRDYLISKGYTVYCTNPMLVSLSRKSASSHDQD; translated from the coding sequence TTGATTTTCATTGGCATTGATATCGCAATGGATAAACACGATATCATCATCATAAATGATTTGGGTGAAATTATTTATGATCACTTTATTATTCAAAATAATCATTTTGGATTTAAAAAACTTCATACAGTCATTCAATCCTGTACGAAGTCGGTTAACGATATTCGTATAGGAATGGAAGCCACAGGTATTTATCATAATAATCTGCGCGATTATCTAATATCAAAAGGCTACACTGTATATTGTACTAACCCAATGTTAGTTTCTCTCAGTCGTAAGTCGGCGTCCTCGCATGACCAAGACTGA
- a CDS encoding VIT1/CCC1 transporter family protein, translating into MSLSKEDLKTIKAFQKGEITEYHVYQNIAKKEKDEKNKEILLTIAKDELKHYHVWEKISGEKVNPSQFLIFIYKVLTFIFGYTFTLRIMERGEESAQKAYSKLKGFEDVIEKITKEEEEHEVKLLDMLDEDRLNYVGSMVLGLNDALVELSGTLAGLTLAFQGNTALISLSGLITGIAASLSMAASEYLSSKSENQENALKSSLYTGGAYILTVIVLVLPYLLLDNAYVALGIMLGAVVFIIFFFNLYISIAKGHNFKKRFLQMAMISLGVAALSFLIGMVIENVLGVQL; encoded by the coding sequence ATGTCATTATCAAAAGAAGATTTAAAAACAATTAAAGCCTTTCAAAAAGGCGAAATTACTGAATACCATGTCTATCAAAACATCGCAAAGAAAGAAAAAGATGAAAAAAATAAAGAAATTTTGTTGACCATTGCTAAAGACGAATTAAAACATTATCACGTTTGGGAAAAAATCTCTGGTGAAAAAGTCAATCCAAGTCAATTTCTAATTTTTATCTATAAGGTTTTAACATTTATCTTTGGTTATACTTTTACCTTAAGAATCATGGAACGTGGTGAAGAATCTGCTCAAAAAGCTTATTCAAAACTTAAGGGTTTTGAAGATGTTATCGAAAAAATCACTAAAGAGGAAGAAGAACACGAAGTAAAACTTTTGGATATGCTTGATGAAGATCGTTTGAACTATGTAGGTTCTATGGTCTTAGGTTTAAATGATGCCTTGGTAGAGTTATCAGGAACTCTCGCTGGTTTAACCCTTGCTTTCCAAGGTAACACAGCTTTAATTTCTTTATCAGGTTTAATTACAGGAATAGCTGCTTCTTTGTCCATGGCAGCTAGTGAATACTTATCAAGCAAATCAGAAAATCAAGAAAACGCCTTAAAATCATCCTTATACACAGGTGGAGCTTATATCCTAACCGTAATTGTCTTAGTCTTACCTTATTTGCTCTTAGACAATGCTTATGTAGCCTTAGGTATTATGTTAGGTGCTGTAGTCTTTATCATCTTCTTCTTTAACCTTTATATTTCAATTGCTAAAGGTCATAATTTTAAAAAGAGATTCTTACAAATGGCAATGATCTCTTTAGGTGTCGCAGCTTTATCATTCCTTATTGGGATGGTTATTGAAAATGTCTTAGGGGTACAATTATAA
- a CDS encoding transporter substrate-binding domain-containing protein, which translates to MKRVLLLALATLLSIGFVSCQSEEENERDTLVVGMEAAYAPFNWTLYEGNQYEEAYPLEGTNNYVDGYDVQIAILIAQALDMDLIIKSVEWDGLIPSLNNTKEIDLIIAGMSPTASRAQTVNFTDEYYSSTHVIVLRADSPYVNATSINDFDGALMVGQLSTIYDDLIDQMPGINHEDPLADVPTIITGINSGIYDGTILELPVAMAATESNPNLTYLEFEQGQGFNVSYEDKAVSIALRQDDAELLSQINEILSNISNETRESLMLDAIERQP; encoded by the coding sequence ATGAAAAGAGTATTACTATTGGCCTTGGCCACATTATTAAGTATTGGTTTTGTATCTTGCCAATCGGAAGAAGAAAATGAAAGAGATACACTAGTTGTCGGTATGGAAGCGGCTTATGCACCTTTTAACTGGACTCTATATGAAGGCAACCAATACGAAGAAGCCTATCCACTGGAAGGAACCAATAACTATGTCGATGGCTATGATGTACAAATAGCCATATTAATTGCACAAGCCTTAGACATGGATTTAATCATTAAATCAGTTGAATGGGATGGATTAATCCCATCATTAAACAACACAAAAGAAATAGACTTAATTATTGCTGGTATGAGCCCAACAGCTTCTAGAGCTCAAACTGTAAACTTTACTGATGAGTACTATTCTTCAACCCATGTCATTGTTTTAAGAGCTGATTCACCCTATGTTAACGCAACTTCAATCAATGATTTTGATGGGGCACTTATGGTCGGTCAATTATCAACCATTTACGATGATTTAATTGATCAAATGCCAGGGATAAACCATGAAGATCCCTTGGCAGATGTCCCAACCATTATTACAGGTATTAATTCAGGTATTTATGATGGGACCATTTTAGAATTACCTGTAGCTATGGCGGCGACTGAATCAAATCCAAACTTAACCTATCTAGAGTTTGAACAAGGACAAGGTTTTAATGTTTCTTACGAAGATAAAGCTGTCTCTATTGCTTTAAGACAAGATGATGCTGAATTATTAAGTCAAATCAATGAAATCTTAAGCAATATTTCTAATGAAACAAGAGAAAGTTTGATGTTGGATGCTATTGAAAGACAACCTTAA
- a CDS encoding amino acid ABC transporter permease, whose product MIVQIIPRQSQNIQAEQASLNYLFYSSYKNQSLSPSRLNNINIDFFLPKYIDGIELNYNIDSDYIQVQDSLETISLRTSESYENIEVYRAKIIKEPSVWKQNIEFTLQISYELDQVTYEDKLQGQIVKTIPDDFLGGTIYTLIRYGQMFFEGALKTIVLALIGTLVGFVLALILAIMKLQKADTHDKKIMKILKEISNKFASLYITLFRGTPMIVQASFFWYGFGLFGDPYYCGLFVVSLNTAAYIAEILRGGIQSIDKGQSEAAYAFGMNHLQTMVYVIFPQAIKNSLPAIGNEFIVNIKDTAVLSVIGIFELFNQGRKITGMHYRQLEVYLIVALIYLFLTYTISQVLKHVEIKMNLQPLEITSSN is encoded by the coding sequence ATGATTGTTCAAATCATTCCAAGGCAAAGTCAAAATATTCAAGCAGAACAAGCATCGTTAAACTATCTATTCTACTCTTCATATAAAAACCAAAGTTTAAGTCCGTCTAGACTCAATAATATAAATATAGACTTCTTCTTACCCAAATACATTGACGGTATTGAACTTAACTACAATATAGATTCTGATTATATTCAAGTTCAAGACAGTCTGGAAACCATTAGTTTAAGAACGTCTGAATCCTATGAAAATATTGAAGTATACAGGGCAAAAATCATTAAAGAACCCAGTGTTTGGAAACAAAATATTGAATTTACCCTCCAAATTTCTTATGAATTAGATCAAGTGACCTATGAAGATAAGCTCCAAGGTCAAATAGTAAAAACAATACCTGATGATTTCCTAGGTGGAACAATTTATACCCTTATTAGATATGGGCAAATGTTTTTTGAAGGGGCCTTAAAGACCATTGTATTAGCCTTAATAGGTACCCTAGTTGGTTTTGTATTAGCCTTGATTTTAGCCATCATGAAATTACAAAAAGCAGACACACATGACAAAAAAATCATGAAAATTCTAAAAGAAATATCTAATAAATTTGCCAGTCTATACATCACCTTATTTAGAGGAACACCCATGATTGTACAAGCAAGTTTTTTCTGGTATGGTTTTGGCTTATTTGGTGATCCATATTATTGTGGTTTATTTGTTGTAAGTCTTAATACAGCCGCTTATATCGCAGAAATATTAAGAGGAGGTATCCAATCGATTGATAAAGGTCAGAGTGAAGCTGCCTATGCTTTCGGAATGAACCATCTTCAGACCATGGTATATGTGATATTTCCTCAAGCCATTAAAAATTCTTTACCAGCCATTGGTAATGAATTTATTGTCAATATTAAAGATACAGCTGTTTTATCTGTAATAGGGATTTTTGAACTCTTTAATCAAGGTAGAAAAATCACAGGCATGCATTACAGGCAATTGGAAGTCTATTTAATCGTAGCCCTAATCTATTTATTTTTAACTTATACGATTTCCCAAGTTCTTAAACATGTAGAAATAAAAATGAACTTGCAACCACTAGAGATAACAAGTTCGAATTGA
- a CDS encoding amino acid ABC transporter ATP-binding protein, with protein MNFIEIKNLHKAYGQEEVLKGIDLTIEKGEIISIIGSSGSGKSTLLRCLNHLESFDQGQIIYEESFQASSKEDIQKIRVNMPMVFQSFYLFEHINVLNNLTLAPVKILKMKTKDAKDKAMRILEQVNMASYAHKYPSQLSGGQKQRIAIARAMMMDPKAILFDEPTSALDPEMVQEVLAVIQNLAKSQMTMIIVTHEMNFAKDISNRVIFMHEGKIHEIGKPQQIFTYPKEARTREFLNIK; from the coding sequence ATGAATTTTATTGAAATTAAAAATCTTCATAAGGCATATGGCCAGGAAGAAGTATTAAAAGGCATTGATTTAACCATTGAAAAAGGAGAGATCATATCGATTATTGGATCTTCTGGTTCAGGGAAGTCAACCCTATTAAGATGCTTAAACCACTTAGAATCTTTTGATCAAGGTCAAATCATCTATGAAGAATCTTTCCAAGCTTCAAGCAAAGAGGATATTCAGAAAATTAGAGTAAACATGCCCATGGTTTTCCAATCTTTTTACTTATTCGAACATATAAATGTACTAAACAACTTAACATTGGCGCCTGTAAAAATCCTAAAAATGAAAACAAAAGACGCTAAAGACAAGGCAATGAGAATTTTAGAACAAGTTAATATGGCTTCTTATGCCCATAAGTATCCATCACAGTTATCAGGTGGGCAAAAACAAAGAATTGCCATAGCTAGAGCCATGATGATGGATCCTAAAGCTATCCTATTTGACGAACCTACATCTGCCTTGGATCCTGAAATGGTTCAAGAAGTATTGGCTGTTATTCAAAATTTAGCCAAATCTCAAATGACCATGATTATTGTGACCCATGAAATGAATTTTGCAAAAGACATTTCAAATAGAGTTATTTTTATGCATGAGGGAAAAATCCATGAAATTGGCAAGCCCCAACAAATATTTACATATCCAAAAGAAGCTAGAACCCGTGAATTTTTAAATATCAAATAA